The DNA region TCGCGGATGGTGATGACGACGTCGCGGCCCGCGTCGGCCAAGGCCGACGACTACCGCCGGACGTGTAGCCCGTCCATCGTCCGGACGTGTAGCCGTCCATCATCCGGACGTGTAGCCGGCGATCATCCAGACGTGTAGCCGTCGACCTTGGTCGACGGTCCCGGCCACGCCTATCCGTTCTTCCAGCGAGCCACGAGCGGCACCGCGAGATCCGGCCGATCGGTGATCAGCCCCATCACGCCCCAGCCGAGCAGCCGCTCCATCGCCGCCGGGTCGTCCACGGTCCACACCGCGACCGGCAGCCCGGCGCGGCGCGCGGCGCGCACGAACCGCGGCGACACGACGCGCGTCGCCCCGGACGTCTCCGGCACCTGGAACGCCCGGAACGCCGTCGAGCGTGGCGCCATGCCCAGCCACGAGCGATACAGGAACCAGCGAATCTCCTCCCTGGCCGCGCTCGTCGTCACGTCCGCGCCCGTCCCGCGTGCCGCACGCACGACGTCGTCGGTGAAGCCGCCGAAGCAGACGCGTCCGAGCGCTCCCGCCTGCCGCACCGTGGCGGCCGCGACGCGGCCGACCTCGGGGTCGGTGCCCTTCAGTTCGATGATGCAGGGACACGCCGGGTAGCGTTGGAGTACCTCCGCGAGGCGGGGAATGCGTGCGCCGCGCCCGCGCCACGACTCGCCGTCGAGCCCCTGGAAGTGGTGGCCGGCGTCGAGGGCCTGGAGCTGGTCGGCGGTCAGGCCGGCCAGCGGTCCGCTGCCGCTCGTCGTGCGGTCGAGGGTCTCGTCGTGGTGCACCATCGGCACGCCGTCTCGCGACAACCGGACGTCGAACTCGAGTCCGTCGGCACCGAGCGCCAGGCCGTGGTCGAACGCGACGATCGTGTTCTCGGGGCGCAACTTCGATCCACCCCGGTGCGCGAACACGAGGGGCGCGTCGAGGGAGAGCACGGGGTGGGATGTGGGGTGCGGAGCAACCATGCAGGCCGGGCCGGAGTCCTAGGAAGGAGGTCGCCGCCGCATCGAGAGTGCGGCCTCGAGCCATGCCGGCTCGACAGGAATCGACCTGATACTATCGCCCCATGTCCCGACCGACAACGCTGGGCGCGCTCAAGCAGGCGATCGCGGCCGGACACGTCGCGCGCCGCCCCGTGCGCACCGAACTCCGCGAGAACCTGCTGGCACGCCTGAAGTCGGGCGGCCCGATCTTCCCCGGGGTCCTCGGCTACGACGACACCGTCGTGCCGCAGGTGGTCAACGCCATCCTCGCGCGTCATCACTTCATCCTGCTCGGCCTGCGCGGCCAGGCCAAGAGCCGCCTGCTGCGGGCGCTCACCCTGCTGCTCGACGACGAGATCCCGGTGATCCCGGGCTCGGAGATCAACGACGACCCGCTCGCGCCGCTGAGTGCCTTCGGTCGCCAGCAGGTGGCCGAGGCGGGCGACGACCTGCCCATCGCGTGGCTGCCGCGCGAGCGCCGCTACGTCGAGAAGCTCGCCACGCCCGACGTGACGATCGCCGACATGATCGGCGACATCGACCCGATCAAGGCGGCACGCTCCGGCCTCGCGCTCGGCGACGAACTGACGATGCACTACGGACTGGTGCCGCGCGCCAACCGCGGCATCTTCGCGATCAACGAGTTGCCCGACCTCGCCGGGCGCATCCAGGTGGGCCTGTTCAACATCCTCCAGGAGGGGGATGTGCAGATCAAGGGCTTCCCGGTGCGGCTGCCGCTCGACATCCTGCTGGTGTTCAGCGCCAACCCCGAGGACTACACGGCGCGCGGCAAGATCATCACGCCGCTCAAGGACCGCATCGGATCCGAGATCCGGACGCACTACCCCTCGACGCTCGCCGAGGGCGTGGCGATCACCGAGCAGGAGGCGTGGACCGATCGCGCGTCGGAGGGCAGCCACAAGATCGACGTCCCCCGGTACGTGCGCGAGGTGGTCGAGGAAGTCGCGTTCCAGGCGCGCAAGGAACCGAAGGTCGACAAGCGTTCCGGCGTGAGCCAGCGCCTGCCGATCACCGTGCTGGAGCACGTCGTGTCGAACGCCGAGCGCCGGGCCGTGCTCAACGGCGAGGGCATCGCCGTGCCGCGGGTGTCCGACGTCTACGCGGCGCTGCCGGCGATCACCGGCAAGCTGGAACTCGAGTACGAGGGTGAGCTGAAGGGCGCCGACAAGGTCGCAACCGACATCATCCGCGCGGCTGTCGGCCAGGTCTTCGAGGCCCACCTCGGCTCGGCCAACGTGCGGCAGGTGGTCGAGTGGTTCGACATGGGCGGGTCGCTGCAGCTCGACGACACCTCCTCGGCGCGGACCCTGCTCGACGCGACGCGCAAGGTGCAGGGGCTGACCGACCTGGCCGAACACCTCGGCATCCCGGGCGGCGCGCCGGCGCCGTCGGTCGCCTCGGCGCTCGACT from Luteitalea sp. TBR-22 includes:
- a CDS encoding glycerophosphodiester phosphodiesterase; translation: MLSLDAPLVFAHRGGSKLRPENTIVAFDHGLALGADGLEFDVRLSRDGVPMVHHDETLDRTTSGSGPLAGLTADQLQALDAGHHFQGLDGESWRGRGARIPRLAEVLQRYPACPCIIELKGTDPEVGRVAAATVRQAGALGRVCFGGFTDDVVRAARGTGADVTTSAAREEIRWFLYRSWLGMAPRSTAFRAFQVPETSGATRVVSPRFVRAARRAGLPVAVWTVDDPAAMERLLGWGVMGLITDRPDLAVPLVARWKNG